In Lycium ferocissimum isolate CSIRO_LF1 chromosome 11, AGI_CSIRO_Lferr_CH_V1, whole genome shotgun sequence, a single genomic region encodes these proteins:
- the LOC132036134 gene encoding PLASMODESMATA CALLOSE-BINDING PROTEIN 5-like, whose amino-acid sequence MSIIPRFFLALLILMFVTKLSVNGQLEEWCIADEQTADNELQVALDWACGQGGADCSKIQKGQVCYYPNTVRDHASYAFNSYFQKYKKKGGSCFFNNAAMVTQVDPSHNSCHYEYLP is encoded by the exons ATGTCAATTATCCCAAGATTTTTTCTTGCTCTGCTGATTTTGATGTTTGTTACAAAACTTTCAG TGAATGGGCAGCTAGAAGAATGGTGCATAGCAGATGAGCAGACAGCAGACAATGAGTTGCAAGTGGCTTTAGATTGGGCATGTGGACAAGGGGGTGCAGATTGTAGCAAGATTCAGAAAGGGCAGGTTTGTTATTACCCAAACACTGTGAGAGACCATGCTTCTTATGCCTTCAATAGTTACTTTCAGAAGTACAAGAAGAAAGGTGGAAGCTGTTTCTTCAACAATGCTGCTATGGTTACTCAAGTTGATCCTA GTCATAATTCTTGCCACTACGAGTACTTGCCCTAA